A genomic segment from Nicotiana tabacum cultivar K326 chromosome 7, ASM71507v2, whole genome shotgun sequence encodes:
- the LOC107777051 gene encoding uncharacterized protein LOC107777051, with protein MQRRVRNTVLNLFQSAARVYLQSEFDDFMSQIAVVDKKTFNYLMEEPPERWARSHCPRRRYDMLTTNIVDSMNNVLRRARELPLLTMMDFIQEKLQSWFYERRTTAEGIFREISNWAEATLEEKIKPAFTFRVLPIDQLKFNVKEGGM; from the coding sequence ATGCAAAGAAGAGTGAGAAATACTGTACTAAACCTTTTTCAAAGTGCTGCAAGAGTATACCTTCAATCAGAATTTGATGACTTCATGTCCCAAATAGCTGTTGTTGATAAGAAAACATTTAATTATTTAATGGAGGAACCACCAGAAAGGTGGGCTCGTTCACATTGTCCGAGAAGACGATATGATATGTTAACAACAAATATTGTTGATTCAATGAATAATGTATTGAGACGTGCAAGAGAATTGCCACTTTTAACAATGATGGATTTCATACAAGAAAAGTTGCAAAGCTGGTTCTATGAAAGAAGGACAACTGCAGAAGGAATATTCCGTGAGATATCAAATTGGGCAGAAGCAACATTGGAAGAAAAAATTAAACCAGCTTTTACATTTAGAGTATTGCCTATTGATCAACTCAAATTTAATGTGAAAGAAGGGGGTATGTAA